From the genome of Bacteroides sp. MSB163, one region includes:
- a CDS encoding imelysin family protein, giving the protein MKKFFYLSALSLGMMCSITACSDDDTTTIDAKNLDYTAENASSWGNYMRVVAQLLVNDATALYDDWAVKYNEGGSYADFFKNQDALTSVEQLIDGCVDIANEVGTAKIGDPYDLFIHNNEEKALYAVESWYSWHSREDYRNNIYSIRNAYYGTRTGAISESSLSKAVAAVNANLDTEVKKAIDNAAAAIWAIPSPFRNNINSPEAVSAMEACATLEGVLKGSLKNCIESIDKTVLAEVVRNYVDVVVLPTYSDLKAGNQALFDAVETFRTSPSNANFKACATAWLAARTPWETSEAFLFGPVADKGLDPNMDSWPLDQDGIVQILTSGNYSNLNWDGDYDEEDDKIAGAQALRGYHTLEYLIFKDGEARTIQ; this is encoded by the coding sequence ATGAAAAAGTTTTTTTATTTGTCGGCTCTTTCATTGGGCATGATGTGTTCCATTACGGCTTGTAGTGATGATGACACTACGACTATAGACGCTAAAAATCTTGACTATACGGCAGAGAATGCAAGTAGTTGGGGAAATTACATGCGAGTAGTTGCACAATTGTTGGTGAATGATGCTACTGCTCTTTATGATGACTGGGCGGTTAAATACAATGAAGGTGGAAGCTATGCAGATTTCTTTAAGAATCAAGATGCTTTGACGAGTGTTGAGCAGTTGATTGACGGCTGTGTAGACATTGCCAATGAAGTAGGTACCGCCAAAATTGGTGACCCTTACGATCTTTTCATACATAATAATGAAGAAAAGGCTTTGTATGCTGTAGAGTCATGGTATAGCTGGCATTCTCGTGAAGACTATCGTAACAATATCTATTCTATTCGTAATGCTTATTACGGAACACGTACAGGGGCTATTAGCGAGTCATCTCTCTCAAAAGCAGTAGCCGCGGTAAATGCTAATCTTGATACTGAAGTGAAAAAAGCGATTGATAACGCAGCAGCAGCAATTTGGGCTATCCCGAGTCCTTTCCGCAACAATATCAATAGTCCGGAAGCAGTAAGTGCTATGGAAGCTTGTGCCACTTTAGAGGGAGTACTCAAGGGAAGCTTGAAGAATTGTATCGAAAGTATTGATAAAACAGTGTTGGCTGAAGTCGTAAGAAATTATGTGGATGTAGTTGTATTACCTACTTACTCTGATTTGAAAGCGGGAAATCAGGCTCTTTTCGATGCTGTTGAAACATTCCGTACTTCTCCCAGCAATGCTAACTTCAAGGCTTGTGCCACAGCATGGCTTGCTGCTCGTACACCGTGGGAAACCAGTGAGGCATTCCTTTTCGGTCCGGTTGCCGACAAAGGTCTTGACCCCAATATGGATAGCTGGCCGCTTGACCAGGATGGTATCGTACAGATCCTGACTTCCGGTAATTACTCTAACCTGAACTGGGATGGTGACTATGATGAAGAAGATGATAAAATTGCCGGTGCACAAGCTTTGCGTGGTTACCACACTTTGGAATATTTGATCTTCAAAGATGGTGAAGCCCGTACCATTCAGTAA
- a CDS encoding di-heme oxidoredictase family protein, whose amino-acid sequence MNGLLKYSFPICFSLLALFACENDGVDVDDIEVPAGFALSAGTATNFLTSSYAYDRSADWITGAYDKRFTRGDKLYDDIRTSSNGIGGGLGPVYAGYSCGSCHRNAGRTQPTLWSEGGSGSSGFSSMLVYISRKNGAFFQDYGRVLHDQAIYGVKPEGKLKVEYTYETFQFPDGETYELCKPNYSIYEWYADSIKPEDLFCTVRIPLRHVGMGQMMALDPTEIEALAAKSNYPEYGISGRCNYISERGVRSLGLSGNKAQHADLTVELGFSSDMGVTNSRYPEEICEGQAQVNQGSMMGLSYAQLDVSTEEMENVDLYMQSLSVPARRNVNNEQVIKGEQNFYKAKCHLCHVTTLHTKPRGSVLLNGTRLPWLGSQTIHPYSDFLLHDMGSEIMGVGLNDNYVSGLARGNEWRTTPLWGIGLQETVNGHTYFLHDGRARNYVEAIMWHGGEGEASKNLFKKMSKEDRDALVAFLKSL is encoded by the coding sequence ATGAATGGCTTATTAAAATACTCATTTCCAATCTGTTTTTCACTTCTGGCACTGTTTGCTTGCGAAAATGATGGAGTTGATGTGGATGATATAGAAGTACCTGCCGGCTTTGCCCTCTCTGCCGGTACTGCTACCAACTTCCTGACTTCCTCTTATGCTTATGATAGGTCTGCTGACTGGATAACAGGGGCATACGATAAACGTTTCACCCGTGGTGACAAATTGTATGATGATATCCGCACCAGTAGTAATGGAATAGGGGGAGGACTAGGACCGGTTTATGCCGGTTATTCTTGTGGTAGCTGTCACCGAAATGCCGGACGTACGCAACCGACTTTGTGGAGCGAAGGTGGTTCCGGCAGTTCCGGCTTTTCGTCTATGTTGGTTTATATTAGTCGTAAGAATGGAGCTTTCTTTCAGGATTATGGACGCGTGCTTCATGATCAGGCTATTTATGGTGTGAAGCCCGAGGGAAAACTGAAAGTGGAATATACCTATGAGACTTTCCAATTCCCTGATGGTGAGACGTATGAACTCTGCAAACCCAATTATTCTATTTATGAATGGTATGCGGACAGCATCAAACCCGAAGACCTGTTCTGTACGGTGCGTATTCCTTTGCGCCACGTAGGTATGGGACAAATGATGGCGCTCGATCCCACTGAAATTGAAGCTTTGGCTGCTAAAAGTAATTATCCGGAATATGGTATCAGTGGCCGTTGCAACTATATCTCCGAGAGAGGAGTGAGAAGTTTAGGCTTGTCCGGTAATAAAGCGCAGCATGCCGACCTGACAGTGGAACTTGGTTTCTCCAGCGATATGGGAGTTACGAACAGCCGCTATCCCGAAGAAATCTGTGAAGGACAGGCACAAGTAAATCAAGGCAGTATGATGGGACTTTCTTACGCCCAATTGGATGTATCTACGGAAGAAATGGAGAATGTAGACCTCTACATGCAGAGCCTTAGTGTTCCGGCACGTCGCAATGTGAATAATGAACAAGTAATCAAGGGTGAGCAGAATTTTTATAAGGCGAAGTGCCATCTCTGCCATGTAACCACCTTGCACACAAAACCACGTGGGTCTGTACTGTTGAACGGAACCCGTCTTCCCTGGCTGGGTAGTCAGACAATTCATCCATATTCGGACTTCCTGCTTCATGACATGGGCTCTGAAATTATGGGCGTAGGACTGAATGATAACTACGTAAGCGGTTTGGCCCGTGGCAACGAATGGCGTACGACTCCGCTTTGGGGTATCGGATTGCAGGAAACTGTGAATGGTCATACTTACTTCCTGCACGATG